ACCTACCGGGGGGATGGACAGTGTTTTCTCTAAAGAGTCCGGCGACAAGAAAAGCTCCTGCCCTTGAAAACACGACTCTACCCAAAAAACAGCGAAAAGAAATGCGGACGGTGCAGCCAGGGCGGTGGAACAACTGGTCAGGACTCGTTCGCAGTGTACCGCAGAAAGTCGTTTATCCAGCGTCTATCGAAGACGTTGTGACCGTGGTCAGGGAATGCAAAATGGCCAATAAGACCTTGCGCCTGGTTGGGGCCGGTCACTCCTTCACTCCCCTCGCAGCGACGGATAACGTTTTGATGTCGCTGGATAATTTGAGCGGGCTCATTGAAGTTCACTCGTCAGACCAGACCGCCCTTGCCTGGGCAGGAACAAGATTGCATGACCTTGGCCCGCTGCTGTGGCAAAACGGCCTTGCGATGGAGAATATGGGAGATATCGATTCTCAGTCCATTGCCGGTGCCATCAGCACAGGAACACACGGCACGGGCGGAAGATTCGGCGTCTTGGCGACGCAGGTCATTGAAATTACGGCGGTGCTCGGAACGGGCGAAGTGGTGACCTGTTCAAAAACCGTCAATCCAGAGCTGTTCGGCGCACTGCAAGTCTCACTCGGCGCCGTTGGGGTGATTGTAAAAGTCAAACTCAAGTGCACAAAGGCCTTTCGGCTGCGCTACGAGAGCCGACGCGTCAAACTCGAAGACTGCCTGAACAACCTTGATGCCTATCGAAATGATTATCGTCACTTCGAGTTCTACTGTTTTCCCTATTCCGACAGTTGTCAGGTCAAGCTGATGTCAGAGACTGACGCTCCGGCAACAAATCACCCTGTCCGTGATTATTTCAACCAAATCATCATGGAGAACTGGGCCTTTGGCGCCTTGTCCTTTGCATGTCGCAGCATCCCCGGCCTCTGTCGGCCCGTAAGTCGGTTCTCAGCGAGCAACGTCCCGGCTGGCTCGGAAATTGGCGAAAGCTACGAAGTCTTTGCTACGCCTCGACTCGTAAAATTCAATGAAATGGAATACAACATTCCGGCCGCGGAACTGCCTGCTGTGGTGCGCGAAGTCCTTGCACGCATCGAACAACAACAGATTCCCGTACATTTCCCCATCGAGTGCCGATACGTTCGCAAAGACGATATCACCATGAGCCCGGCTAGCGGGCGAGACTCTGCATATGTCGCAGTTCATATGTATAAAGGGATGCCGCACGAAGGTTACTTTCGCGAAATGGAAGAAATCTTTCTGCGTCACAACGGACGTCCCCACTGGGGAAAGATGCATTATTTGACGGCACCCAAACTGGCAGAGAAATATCCCAACTGGCAACGCTTTCTGGAGATTCGCCGTCAGTCCGACCCAGATGGCGTATTTCTGAACCCGTACCTTCAATCACTATTTGGCATCACAAAGGGTGCCCCACCCGACGGACCAGAGGATGGCCGTCTTCCGGTCGATGGCCCGGTCGATGGCCCGGCCGATGGTCAGGCCGATGGTCAGGTCCATGGCCCGATCGATGGCCGGGATGTCGAGCCGGTGGTTGGTACGGTCGGCGGATCGGACAGCGGATCGAGCGCCCGCCCAGATGCAGGCGTAAAGGGAGGCACTAGCCTATGATGGAACTGGAGCAGTCCCTCCGTGTGCAAGCAGTGCCATCGAAAACCAATTGGAACGTGATTCTCGCCTTTGCGGCAGTGGCTGTGACGACCCAGTTACTTTGGGTGACGTTTACGCCCATCACGACGCAATCCGCGCAGGTCCTTGGGGTGAGTGAAAACGCTGTCGGCTGGCTATCAGAAGTTTTTCCGTTGGTGTACGTGATTTTGGCCATCCCGTTTGGCTTACTGACCGACAGGTGGTTTCGGCAATCCGTCGCCATCGGAACCGTCCTTACCGTTGTCGGTGGCATCTTGCGAATCGATGAGCATTTTACAACCATACTCATTGGCCAGTTGATAACGTCCGTGGGTCAGCCCCTGATTTTAAACGCCATCAACAAAGTAGCCTTGCTGTACGCCACACCCAAACGTCAAACTGTTGCCATCAGCATGTCATCGGCAAGCTTGTTTCTCGGAATTTTGCTTGCGATGCTATCTGCTCCGTTGCTCCTCGCTCAGTTTGACCTCCGGACTGTCATCATCGTCCAAGCTGTTTTTGGAGTCGCTGCCGGTGCATGGTTTTTCATCGCCCTGTACAGCCCCGGTGGAGGTCGAAGGGCTCTGGGCACCATGGGAAACATGGGGACCTTGGGGAACATGGGGAACATCGATAGTGGAGAAGCGAGATCGGGCAGAGTGTCGTTGCGCGAGGTTTGGTCTAATCGGCACGTCCGTCAACTTAGCTACTTGCTGTTCGTCGGATTCGGGCTCTTCATTGCATTGACAACCTGGCTACAGGCTTTGCTTGCTCCCAAGCACATTTCCGATGTTGCAGTCGGTATCGCCCTAGCGTTGATGACAGCGGCTGGCATGGCTGGTGCGGCGGTTGTACCAGACTTTGCGATGCGCAAGCAGAAGGGGCGCATCTTTATTGTCGCATCCCTCATTGCCTCATTAGCAGTGTGTCTGTACGTACTCATCGGCGTCCCGTTTTGGATTATGACCGGCCTATTAATGATTGCGGGGTTTCTGCTGCTGTCGGATCTACCTATCGTCCTGACCACGGCCGAACTTCTCTCGAAGCCAAACGAAGCGGGAACCGTAACGGCGTTATTAATGCTCTTTGGTAATCTTGGCGGCATTGTGCTTGCACTGTTCGTGCAAATTCTGATGTTTTCATCTATCGCCGCTGTCGGTGTGCTTGTCCTCGCCGCTATTCTGGCCATCCCGCTTGCGACCCGATTCCCTGCATATCGTTCCAAAAGCGACGCAAGTTAAGACGGGTTCATCATGACGAATGAATACGCGACAAGCGGATAGTGGAGGTGTTTCCAAGATGGGAGACAGCAAGACTTTTAATTACCCAAAGTCAAATTCGCGCAGTACAAGCTCACAGGCAGGCCACAGTTCACGAGTGCAAAAGCGGAAACCAGAACCACATCAGTCTCAAAACCAGGAGCAAGAGGGCACACCGAAACAATAGGGGTTAAGAACGGTCAGAGCGAAGTGGTATGAGGCGTGAACGGTAAGGATCAAGAGCGCTAAGGACCAGAAACCGGGAGGACCAGGCGCGTGAAGGGCCAGGGGCTGAAGGGCCAAGAACAATCGGATGAGAGGCAAAGCGCGCCCTGCGGCACGCTTTGCTTCCCCTCGAGAAACCCAGTAACCTTCGGCTACCAACTGCCCCTCATTTACGTTT
The Alicyclobacillus curvatus genome window above contains:
- a CDS encoding MFS transporter; the protein is MMELEQSLRVQAVPSKTNWNVILAFAAVAVTTQLLWVTFTPITTQSAQVLGVSENAVGWLSEVFPLVYVILAIPFGLLTDRWFRQSVAIGTVLTVVGGILRIDEHFTTILIGQLITSVGQPLILNAINKVALLYATPKRQTVAISMSSASLFLGILLAMLSAPLLLAQFDLRTVIIVQAVFGVAAGAWFFIALYSPGGGRRALGTMGNMGTLGNMGNIDSGEARSGRVSLREVWSNRHVRQLSYLLFVGFGLFIALTTWLQALLAPKHISDVAVGIALALMTAAGMAGAAVVPDFAMRKQKGRIFIVASLIASLAVCLYVLIGVPFWIMTGLLMIAGFLLLSDLPIVLTTAELLSKPNEAGTVTALLMLFGNLGGIVLALFVQILMFSSIAAVGVLVLAAILAIPLATRFPAYRSKSDAS
- a CDS encoding FAD-binding protein, yielding MRTVQPGRWNNWSGLVRSVPQKVVYPASIEDVVTVVRECKMANKTLRLVGAGHSFTPLAATDNVLMSLDNLSGLIEVHSSDQTALAWAGTRLHDLGPLLWQNGLAMENMGDIDSQSIAGAISTGTHGTGGRFGVLATQVIEITAVLGTGEVVTCSKTVNPELFGALQVSLGAVGVIVKVKLKCTKAFRLRYESRRVKLEDCLNNLDAYRNDYRHFEFYCFPYSDSCQVKLMSETDAPATNHPVRDYFNQIIMENWAFGALSFACRSIPGLCRPVSRFSASNVPAGSEIGESYEVFATPRLVKFNEMEYNIPAAELPAVVREVLARIEQQQIPVHFPIECRYVRKDDITMSPASGRDSAYVAVHMYKGMPHEGYFREMEEIFLRHNGRPHWGKMHYLTAPKLAEKYPNWQRFLEIRRQSDPDGVFLNPYLQSLFGITKGAPPDGPEDGRLPVDGPVDGPADGQADGQVHGPIDGRDVEPVVGTVGGSDSGSSARPDAGVKGGTSL